From a single Rhodococcus qingshengii JCM 15477 genomic region:
- a CDS encoding MBL fold metallo-hydrolase, giving the protein MTTAALSITQIENTHLVRCGHVNWVLVEEGSDLTLIDGGYPANGTDVERSIEQIGHQLGDVRAILVTHAHIDHIGGIADIVTRLEVPVLMDPLEVPHAKREYLQQLSPAGVPLLLWRRGAPKWLRDVIGVGALKGAELPRAQSFASGGALDVPGRIVPIPTHGHTDGHSAYLVPDAGVIASGDALVTGHATSSVAGPQFLVCPFNHDREATDQALDNIAGAPAGVLFPGHGPVYEGSMTAAVEQARAGRTRMRP; this is encoded by the coding sequence ATGACTACTGCGGCACTGTCGATCACGCAGATCGAGAACACACATCTGGTTCGGTGCGGTCACGTCAATTGGGTCCTGGTCGAAGAGGGGTCCGATCTGACCTTGATCGACGGCGGATATCCGGCCAACGGCACCGACGTCGAACGCTCGATCGAACAGATCGGTCACCAGCTCGGGGATGTTCGGGCAATTCTCGTCACTCACGCGCACATCGATCACATCGGTGGGATCGCGGACATCGTGACTCGGCTCGAGGTTCCGGTCCTGATGGATCCGTTGGAAGTGCCGCATGCGAAGAGGGAGTATCTGCAACAGTTGTCGCCGGCCGGAGTTCCGTTGCTGTTGTGGCGGCGAGGTGCTCCGAAATGGCTTCGCGACGTGATCGGAGTCGGCGCGTTGAAAGGTGCGGAACTGCCTCGGGCACAGTCCTTTGCGTCCGGTGGTGCGCTGGACGTTCCCGGTCGGATCGTGCCGATTCCCACTCATGGGCATACCGACGGCCACAGCGCTTACCTTGTTCCCGACGCAGGAGTGATCGCGTCGGGTGACGCTCTGGTGACCGGACACGCGACGTCGAGTGTCGCCGGACCACAATTTCTGGTGTGCCCCTTCAATCATGACCGTGAAGCGACCGACCAGGCGTTGGACAATATCGCCGGTGCACCTGCCGGCGTGCTGTTTCCCGGACACGGTCCGGTTTACGAGGGCAGCATGACTGCCGCGGTCGAACAGGCCCGAGCGGGTCGGACAAGGATGCGTCCATGA
- a CDS encoding alpha/beta hydrolase codes for MSESVKQASSRSIRDRAEASLVAAAFALPSAVKRRITGPPVVIEGNTLDADAHLLLTLAKTRPLPSHSTDPQSLAAARANLTRTAIMMGGRPTPVHTEEISVSGADGPLRARLYVPTADTGALLVYFHGGGWVQGSIESHDAPCRLLAETSGARVISVDYRLSPEFAFPTPVHDAYAAYLDIVDRADEFCADPTRIAVGGDSAGGHLSATVALRARDDGKTPPAAQLLIYPATDFHEKAPSRTTFGEGFFLTEANMNFYESSFLGSNADRLDPMVSPLRAPDATGLPPAIVITAGFDPLRDEGEAYAARLRDNGVHVTDRRYRGFIHGFVNVLGPSVGSRTAVAEIGGMLRVLLTHPAKSPATYPPADQPAAQG; via the coding sequence GTGTCGGAATCCGTGAAGCAGGCCAGCAGCCGCAGCATTCGAGATCGCGCCGAAGCATCCTTGGTGGCAGCCGCATTCGCACTGCCCAGCGCGGTGAAACGTCGAATCACCGGACCACCCGTCGTCATCGAGGGCAACACGCTCGACGCCGACGCACACCTTCTGCTCACGCTCGCGAAGACGCGGCCACTCCCCTCGCATTCAACCGATCCCCAGTCACTCGCCGCTGCTCGCGCCAATCTCACCCGAACCGCGATCATGATGGGCGGCAGGCCCACGCCCGTCCACACCGAGGAGATCTCCGTTTCGGGTGCCGACGGCCCGCTTCGCGCCCGGCTCTACGTCCCGACAGCCGACACCGGCGCTCTGCTCGTCTACTTCCACGGCGGCGGGTGGGTACAGGGCAGCATCGAATCCCACGATGCCCCGTGCCGCCTGTTGGCCGAAACCTCCGGCGCACGGGTCATCTCGGTCGACTACCGGCTCTCACCCGAATTCGCTTTCCCCACACCGGTACACGATGCCTACGCCGCCTACCTCGATATCGTCGACCGCGCCGACGAGTTCTGCGCAGACCCGACGCGCATCGCTGTCGGGGGCGACAGCGCGGGCGGGCATCTTTCCGCAACGGTCGCGCTGCGTGCCCGCGACGACGGCAAGACCCCACCGGCGGCGCAGCTGTTGATCTACCCCGCGACCGACTTTCACGAGAAGGCCCCCTCGCGAACGACGTTCGGTGAAGGTTTCTTCCTGACCGAGGCCAACATGAACTTCTACGAGTCCAGCTTCCTCGGCAGCAATGCCGATCGACTCGATCCGATGGTGTCGCCGCTACGCGCCCCCGACGCGACCGGACTGCCGCCGGCCATCGTGATCACGGCGGGATTCGATCCACTCCGGGACGAAGGCGAAGCCTACGCAGCTCGATTGCGCGACAACGGTGTTCACGTGACCGATCGACGCTATCGCGGGTTCATCCACGGCTTCGTCAACGTTCTGGGACCGAGCGTGGGTTCGCGCACCGCCGTCGCCGAGATCGGCGGAATGCTCCGCGTTCTACTCACCCACCCAGCAAAATCTCCCGCAACGTATCCACCAGCGGATCAACCGGCAGCTCAGGGCTGA
- a CDS encoding TetR/AcrR family transcriptional regulator — translation MARLTRQEAQAMTRETLLATAVEHFLDRGYAAASLDQIAEDAGYSKGAVYSNFKNKDELCAEVLGRIRLTKVGEITSQLGANSTLDDAVAEFARWAERTIGDKRWTLLEVEFSVRSRHSEEIREKIATGADQVRGLIAGVVQHLAESNGVTPALDPNAAALRILSVGIGLGLQRAISPELPVDPLVDTLREILLGG, via the coding sequence ATGGCGCGATTGACCAGGCAGGAAGCGCAGGCGATGACCCGCGAGACCTTGTTGGCGACGGCCGTCGAACATTTCCTCGATCGCGGGTACGCCGCCGCGTCGCTCGATCAGATCGCTGAGGATGCCGGTTATTCCAAAGGTGCGGTGTACTCGAACTTCAAGAACAAGGACGAGTTGTGCGCCGAGGTGCTCGGCCGAATCAGGTTGACCAAGGTCGGCGAGATCACCTCACAGCTCGGAGCCAATTCGACGCTCGACGACGCGGTGGCCGAGTTCGCGCGATGGGCCGAGCGAACCATCGGGGACAAGAGATGGACGTTGCTCGAAGTCGAGTTCTCGGTGCGATCGCGGCACAGCGAAGAGATCCGCGAAAAGATCGCGACGGGTGCCGATCAGGTGCGCGGATTGATTGCCGGAGTGGTGCAACATCTTGCCGAGTCCAACGGCGTGACGCCGGCACTGGACCCGAACGCCGCGGCACTGCGCATACTCAGCGTCGGAATCGGTTTGGGGCTACAGCGTGCGATCAGCCCTGAGCTGCCGGTTGATCCGCTGGTGGATACGTTGCGGGAGATTTTGCTGGGTGGGTGA
- a CDS encoding patatin-like phospholipase family protein, producing MTSEVTGTTAPGSGRHSAPRRGLAIGCGGTLGFAWTVAALASVRDALDWDPREATAIIGTSAGAEFVTMLGSGVGVDELVAMQLGEPAARPELLAHTASAPGRIPPLPSLGIGNPRLVTRRDLPVLSRMSGIAPPGGGDPSWLTTLAESLAPGDSWLPHPCAYMVSMDYRTGRRVAFGAQGAPKATVGEALRASWAIPGWFPPVTIDGVRYIDGGAASTASVDLLLPLELDELVVLAPMASRTLKPARGAARIERGALRNSMSKGLDREIELVRAAGTRVLRIDATDDDLAVMGANFMDGRRRLATFESSLRTTPASVKRELDARPFHSTPSHQ from the coding sequence ATGACTTCAGAAGTGACCGGCACCACCGCGCCCGGGTCCGGACGACACAGCGCGCCTAGACGGGGATTGGCAATCGGATGCGGCGGCACCCTCGGCTTCGCCTGGACCGTTGCTGCCCTCGCCTCGGTTCGGGACGCCCTCGACTGGGATCCCCGCGAAGCCACCGCCATCATCGGCACGTCCGCCGGAGCCGAGTTCGTGACAATGCTCGGCAGCGGAGTCGGCGTCGACGAGTTGGTAGCCATGCAACTCGGAGAGCCCGCCGCACGTCCCGAACTCCTCGCCCACACAGCATCGGCGCCCGGAAGAATCCCGCCACTTCCGAGTTTGGGGATCGGCAATCCACGACTGGTGACGCGTCGAGATCTTCCCGTTCTGAGCCGGATGAGCGGTATCGCACCGCCTGGTGGCGGCGACCCGTCCTGGCTCACCACGCTCGCCGAATCTCTTGCCCCTGGCGATTCGTGGCTCCCACATCCGTGCGCGTACATGGTATCCATGGACTACAGAACCGGGCGACGGGTCGCGTTCGGGGCACAGGGGGCTCCGAAAGCGACAGTCGGTGAAGCGCTTCGAGCGTCTTGGGCGATTCCCGGCTGGTTCCCACCTGTCACCATCGACGGCGTCAGGTACATCGACGGCGGCGCGGCGTCCACGGCATCGGTAGACCTCCTGCTCCCCCTCGAACTCGACGAGCTGGTTGTACTGGCGCCCATGGCATCTCGAACACTGAAGCCGGCGCGCGGCGCCGCCCGTATCGAACGCGGCGCCCTGCGGAACTCCATGTCCAAGGGCCTCGACCGGGAAATCGAACTGGTGCGCGCTGCGGGAACCAGGGTCTTGCGCATAGACGCCACCGACGACGATCTCGCCGTCATGGGCGCCAACTTCATGGACGGCCGACGGCGGCTCGCCACCTTCGAATCATCCCTACGTACAACACCTGCGAGCGTGAAACGCGAACTCGATGCGCGCCCGTTCCACTCCACCCCGTCCCACCAGTGA
- a CDS encoding flavin-containing monooxygenase, which translates to MNNRTDHFEVVIIGGGISGIGAAIHLQRLGIDNFVLLEKADSLGGTWRANTYPGCACDVPSGLYSYSFAANPDWTRLFAEQPEIREYIEDTAVRHGVDKHVRFGVEMLSAQWDASQSLWKITTSSGELTARFVIAAAGPWNEPLTPAIPGLETFEGEVFHSSQWNHDYDLIGKRVAVVGTGASAVQFVPRIVSDVSALHLYQRTAQWVLPKPDHYVPRIERSVMRFVPGAHKALRSIEYGIMEALGLGFRNPWILRIVQKLGSAQLRLQVRDPKLRKALTPDYTLGCKRLLMSNSYYPALGRPNVTVHANAVEEIHGNTVIGADGVESEVDAIIFGTGFHILDMPIASKVFDGEGRSLDDHWQGSPRAYFGSAVSGFPNAFFLLGPSLGTGHTSAFMILEAQLNYVAQAIGHARRHGWKTIDVRPEVQAAFNSQVQEALGTTVYNAGGCESYFFDVNGRNSFNWPWSSGAMRRRLRAFDPYAYNHTLSDNPASDDTAAEPTTTPEPEYTT; encoded by the coding sequence GTGAACAACAGAACTGACCACTTCGAGGTCGTGATCATCGGTGGCGGGATCTCCGGGATCGGTGCAGCAATTCACCTGCAGCGCCTCGGGATCGACAATTTTGTCCTGCTCGAGAAAGCGGACTCCCTCGGCGGCACCTGGCGCGCCAACACCTATCCCGGTTGCGCCTGCGACGTCCCGTCCGGCCTGTACTCGTATTCCTTTGCCGCCAATCCGGATTGGACCCGACTGTTCGCGGAGCAGCCGGAGATCCGCGAGTACATCGAGGACACGGCCGTCCGCCACGGGGTCGACAAGCACGTTCGCTTCGGGGTCGAAATGCTCTCCGCACAGTGGGACGCATCGCAATCACTCTGGAAAATCACAACTTCCAGCGGTGAACTCACTGCTCGTTTCGTGATAGCCGCCGCCGGCCCGTGGAACGAACCCTTGACGCCGGCGATCCCCGGGCTGGAAACGTTCGAGGGCGAGGTGTTTCATTCCTCGCAGTGGAATCACGACTACGACTTGATCGGAAAGCGCGTCGCCGTCGTAGGTACCGGCGCTTCCGCAGTCCAATTCGTGCCGCGCATCGTCTCCGACGTGTCCGCCCTTCACCTTTACCAACGCACCGCTCAATGGGTCCTTCCCAAACCCGATCACTACGTACCGCGGATCGAAAGGTCCGTCATGCGATTCGTACCGGGAGCGCACAAGGCTCTACGCAGCATCGAATACGGAATCATGGAAGCGCTTGGATTGGGGTTCCGCAATCCGTGGATCCTGCGTATCGTGCAGAAACTCGGGTCGGCCCAATTGCGCTTGCAGGTGCGCGATCCGAAGCTACGCAAGGCGCTGACTCCCGACTACACCCTCGGTTGCAAGCGACTACTCATGTCGAACTCGTACTACCCGGCCCTCGGCAGACCCAACGTGACCGTCCATGCCAACGCAGTCGAAGAGATCCACGGCAACACCGTGATCGGAGCCGACGGAGTGGAATCGGAAGTGGACGCGATCATCTTCGGAACGGGCTTCCACATCCTCGACATGCCCATTGCATCAAAGGTATTCGACGGAGAAGGTCGATCACTCGACGATCATTGGCAGGGAAGCCCGCGGGCGTACTTCGGTTCCGCCGTCAGCGGATTCCCCAACGCGTTCTTTCTGCTGGGCCCGAGCCTCGGCACCGGACACACGTCGGCCTTCATGATTCTGGAAGCCCAACTGAACTATGTGGCACAGGCGATCGGCCACGCTCGTCGGCACGGCTGGAAAACCATCGACGTGCGCCCGGAAGTACAGGCAGCCTTCAACTCTCAAGTTCAGGAGGCATTGGGTACCACGGTCTACAACGCCGGTGGTTGCGAAAGCTATTTCTTCGACGTCAACGGCCGCAACAGCTTCAACTGGCCGTGGTCGTCAGGAGCCATGCGTCGACGGCTACGGGCCTTCGATCCATACGCCTACAACCACACGCTGTCCGACAACCCTGCGTCAGACGACACCGCCGCTGAGCCCACCACCACCCCCGAACCGGAGTACACCACATGA
- a CDS encoding SDR family oxidoreductase, which translates to MSLFGTTYPPIDLDGAVVVISGGGRGIGRATAELFAARGALVCVGDLDEETAVDTAASIGARARGYALDVTSRESWDVFVSTVIGGFGHIDILVNNAGVMPLGSFLDESDATSRVTLDVNVWGPIHGMRTVLPGMVDRRRGHVVNIASMAGKLPVPGMAVYNASKFGAVGLSASARVEFADSGVSVSAILPSAVRTGLSSGVPLGKGMPTVEPEVVAKAVVDTVAHRRAETTVPRYLAGWDLIDAVVPEWMINIGRRVIDDRRALTSVDPNGRADYEKRVARQAENEEHDRR; encoded by the coding sequence ATGAGCCTTTTCGGCACCACCTACCCGCCGATCGATCTCGACGGAGCAGTCGTCGTCATCTCCGGAGGTGGCCGCGGAATCGGCCGGGCCACAGCGGAGTTGTTCGCAGCTCGCGGCGCACTCGTCTGCGTCGGCGACCTCGACGAGGAGACGGCCGTCGACACCGCCGCATCCATCGGCGCACGGGCCCGCGGGTACGCTCTGGACGTCACCTCACGCGAATCCTGGGATGTGTTCGTCTCCACAGTGATCGGCGGATTCGGTCACATCGACATTCTGGTCAACAATGCGGGCGTGATGCCGCTCGGCAGCTTCCTCGACGAGTCCGACGCCACCAGTCGAGTAACCCTCGACGTCAATGTCTGGGGCCCGATTCACGGGATGCGCACCGTGCTGCCCGGCATGGTGGATCGGCGACGCGGCCACGTCGTCAACATCGCATCCATGGCAGGCAAGCTACCGGTGCCAGGAATGGCCGTGTACAACGCAAGCAAGTTCGGTGCGGTGGGCCTTTCCGCCTCTGCTCGTGTCGAATTCGCAGATTCCGGCGTCAGCGTCAGCGCCATCCTGCCCAGCGCGGTGCGCACCGGGCTCTCCTCCGGTGTGCCACTCGGAAAGGGCATGCCGACGGTTGAACCCGAGGTCGTGGCCAAAGCTGTCGTCGACACGGTCGCGCACCGGCGAGCCGAAACTACTGTTCCGCGTTACCTTGCGGGCTGGGACCTCATCGACGCTGTAGTACCCGAATGGATGATAAACATCGGACGCCGGGTGATCGACGATCGCCGCGCGCTGACATCGGTAGATCCGAACGGGCGTGCGGACTACGAAAAGCGAGTGGCACGTCAGGCCGAAAACGAGGAGCACGATCGGAGATGA